One genomic segment of Deltaproteobacteria bacterium includes these proteins:
- a CDS encoding aspartyl/asparaginyl beta-hydroxylase domain-containing protein encodes MNNAKSLNTDRSPEFSDHLYAPHTHWVKPALKWMKLPPLYSFDLEEARREFELIRKDFPLKPFEVSSKSGRTRPRLSYRGLGLTARANAEEPLYDALSLYGPGDKKLSIFHTFEKVSDKKEPDERVIETLDESGFNQETQACRPYFSKLLEKFKSPTTKVRFLEMTPGGYIPPHVDFPFYHGIRVHACLYSNPDVVWEVEGEQFTIPCDGNFYWFDTGRYHAVRNNSDESRVVFSVNLTPYFDRTGQPRLAPSTDLIELIRSGGV; translated from the coding sequence GTGAACAACGCGAAATCCTTAAACACAGATCGCAGCCCCGAGTTTAGCGATCATCTGTATGCCCCTCACACTCATTGGGTGAAACCTGCTTTGAAGTGGATGAAACTTCCACCGCTCTATTCCTTTGATCTAGAAGAGGCACGCCGCGAATTCGAGTTGATTAGGAAAGACTTTCCATTGAAACCGTTTGAGGTTTCTTCGAAATCGGGAAGAACGCGACCGCGACTAAGCTATCGCGGCCTCGGGTTAACTGCGCGCGCGAACGCAGAAGAGCCGCTGTATGATGCTTTGTCGCTGTATGGCCCAGGAGATAAGAAGCTTTCGATCTTCCACACATTTGAAAAAGTGTCGGATAAAAAAGAACCAGATGAACGAGTTATCGAAACGTTAGATGAAAGTGGTTTCAATCAAGAGACTCAAGCCTGTCGTCCGTATTTTTCTAAATTGCTGGAAAAGTTCAAATCGCCGACCACGAAGGTGCGATTTTTGGAAATGACTCCCGGAGGATATATTCCACCGCACGTCGATTTTCCGTTTTACCACGGAATCCGTGTTCATGCGTGTTTGTATTCCAATCCCGATGTTGTTTGGGAAGTTGAGGGCGAGCAGTTTACCATTCCTTGCGATGGGAATTTCTATTGGTTCGATACCGGCCGGTATCATGCCGTTCGGAATAACAGTGATGAAAGCCGAGTTGTGTTCTCGGTTAACTTAACCCCGTATTTTGATCGCACCGGCCAGCCGCGTTTGGCACCGTCTACCGACCTCATTGAACTTATTCGCAGCGGCGGTGTTTAA
- a CDS encoding fatty acid desaturase, with the protein MGVLSRLPFNVRTLQGLCLILGVGFLVLNPDRLHLLGFGFLVYAVFLIFGVAIGYHRGLSHRLLDLESPLAWFSLGVGTLSSLGKPVEWALIHRLHHQHSDETADPHSPVQQGFWTVFLNRWRLPAETAKPRISLVRDLVASRNVQFYQKRYYAVIAVYVLLLAAAAGMPGVIFGYCWPVVLSVLATSLVNSVCHVGGVPRDSFWIALFTFGEGIHGRHHLEPKTINLSYAQYFDLSGWLLAKLSVRHEGVAWATRRKNPKQ; encoded by the coding sequence ATGGGAGTCCTGTCTCGCCTTCCTTTTAATGTTAGAACTTTGCAGGGGCTCTGCTTGATTTTGGGTGTCGGTTTTTTGGTTCTCAATCCTGACCGGCTTCATCTTTTGGGCTTTGGTTTTCTAGTTTACGCAGTGTTTTTGATTTTTGGCGTGGCGATCGGCTATCACAGAGGGCTTTCGCATAGGCTTTTGGATCTTGAGTCGCCGCTTGCATGGTTTTCTCTCGGCGTCGGCACATTGTCATCGTTAGGTAAGCCGGTCGAGTGGGCTCTCATTCATCGTCTTCACCATCAACACTCGGATGAAACAGCTGATCCGCATTCTCCTGTGCAGCAGGGATTTTGGACGGTTTTTCTTAATCGCTGGCGATTGCCGGCCGAGACCGCGAAACCTCGGATAAGTTTAGTTCGAGATCTTGTTGCATCAAGAAACGTTCAGTTCTATCAAAAGCGGTACTATGCAGTCATAGCGGTTTATGTTCTTCTCCTTGCTGCCGCCGCCGGCATGCCGGGCGTCATATTCGGCTATTGCTGGCCGGTGGTATTAAGTGTGCTTGCGACTTCGCTGGTAAACTCCGTTTGTCACGTGGGTGGCGTACCACGTGATTCGTTTTGGATCGCACTTTTCACCTTTGGAGAGGGGATTCATGGTCGCCACCACCTTGAGCCCAAGACCATCAATCTTAGCTACGCACAATACTTTGACCTATCAGGCTGGTTACTCGCTAAACTGTCGGTACGTCACGAAGGAGTCGCATGGGCAACACGGCGAAAAAATCCGAAGCAGTAA
- a CDS encoding radical SAM protein, which produces MGNTAKKSEAVNLGEEPTLHYFEVEPEQSRFYTIGVDVTHRCNMECANCYSPIRNLPDVSKEDLIKFFSRLGRKTEVRLTGGEPTLRSDLPELIRAINQYGHRAAIMTNGLRLADREYAQSLFDAGLKFVCISVNGADDDTVYKKTDGIACAEKKMRALQNCAEIGFFLNMNCILIKGVNEHIPARLNQVLRDMKVNGVLRFRNIGKLGRYMQQDNFTFDEMIGLVTKAFGVDRALADESHKVNGYEEEHNVLFPVDPKKKFSTTWIKITDWRPNENSIPDPDSARRGRMTKDFKVAPFFEHAKLNGY; this is translated from the coding sequence ATGGGCAACACGGCGAAAAAATCCGAAGCAGTAAATTTGGGTGAGGAACCGACCTTACATTATTTTGAAGTCGAGCCCGAGCAGAGCCGGTTTTACACCATCGGAGTAGATGTCACGCATCGATGCAATATGGAGTGTGCCAATTGCTATAGCCCAATTCGCAACCTGCCCGATGTTTCAAAGGAAGATCTCATCAAGTTTTTTTCTCGACTTGGGCGAAAGACTGAAGTGCGCCTGACGGGTGGAGAGCCGACGCTTCGGTCAGATCTTCCAGAGTTGATTCGCGCGATCAATCAGTATGGCCACCGGGCTGCGATTATGACAAATGGTTTGCGCCTTGCTGATCGAGAGTATGCTCAATCGCTTTTTGATGCTGGATTAAAATTCGTGTGTATCTCGGTGAACGGCGCAGATGACGACACTGTCTACAAAAAGACCGATGGAATTGCCTGTGCAGAAAAAAAAATGCGCGCGCTTCAGAACTGCGCTGAAATTGGTTTTTTTCTCAACATGAACTGCATTTTGATCAAGGGTGTAAATGAGCACATTCCTGCGCGTTTGAATCAAGTCTTGCGCGACATGAAAGTGAACGGAGTTCTAAGATTCCGCAACATCGGAAAACTTGGGCGCTACATGCAGCAAGACAACTTCACCTTTGATGAAATGATTGGCCTTGTGACAAAGGCGTTTGGCGTCGATCGCGCACTTGCCGATGAATCACACAAAGTGAATGGTTATGAGGAAGAGCACAACGTCTTGTTCCCTGTAGATCCGAAGAAGAAGTTCAGCACGACTTGGATAAAAATCACCGACTGGCGACCAAATGAAAATTCGATCCCAGATCCCGACAGCGCTCGCCGTGGTCGAATGACAAAAGACTTCAAAGTCGCGCCATTTTTCGAACACGCAAAACTCAACGGCTACTAG
- a CDS encoding ABC transporter substrate-binding protein, with product MAAVFFLSTTLGATTFSTTGCTKKSADSANEILVGEYGSLTGSEATFGQSTSEGVNLAFSEQNKIGGVKGKKLKLITLDNQGKPEEARAAVQRLITQDRVVAVIGEVASSRSLAAAPVAQQYKVPMISPSSTNPKVTEVGDYIFRVCFIDPFQGLVMAKFARNEIKKGKVAILRDVKSDYSTGLADVFVAEFKKMGGEIVADESYQAGETDFKAQLTQIKGKKPDAIFVPGYYTEVGLIARQTRQLGMNIPLLGGDGWDSEKLSELGQDAIKGSYFSNHYTTESTEPAVVDFIKKYRDSYSGKTPDGLAALGYDAAKILIAAMERTTEITPTAIRDELAKTKNFVGVTGVISIDEKRNATKSAVVVQVDGKINRFVKTITP from the coding sequence ATGGCCGCCGTTTTTTTCCTATCAACGACATTGGGAGCCACGACGTTTAGCACAACTGGCTGCACAAAAAAATCAGCGGATAGTGCGAATGAGATTCTCGTTGGTGAATATGGATCGCTCACAGGAAGCGAAGCCACTTTCGGCCAATCAACATCAGAGGGTGTGAATCTCGCCTTCTCAGAACAAAATAAAATTGGCGGAGTAAAAGGCAAAAAACTAAAGCTGATCACTCTCGATAACCAAGGAAAACCAGAAGAAGCTCGCGCTGCCGTTCAGCGCCTGATCACTCAAGATCGCGTCGTTGCCGTGATCGGCGAAGTGGCAAGTAGCCGCTCACTCGCCGCCGCTCCCGTCGCTCAGCAATACAAAGTCCCAATGATCAGCCCGTCATCCACCAATCCCAAAGTGACCGAAGTGGGCGATTATATTTTTCGAGTCTGCTTCATTGATCCGTTCCAGGGCCTGGTCATGGCGAAATTCGCTCGAAACGAAATAAAAAAGGGGAAAGTCGCCATACTTCGTGACGTGAAGTCTGATTATTCGACAGGCCTCGCCGATGTGTTCGTCGCGGAATTCAAAAAAATGGGCGGTGAAATTGTCGCCGACGAGTCCTACCAAGCGGGAGAAACTGATTTCAAAGCGCAACTAACGCAAATCAAAGGAAAAAAACCGGACGCCATTTTTGTCCCCGGTTACTACACAGAAGTAGGGCTGATCGCGCGTCAAACACGCCAGCTCGGTATGAATATTCCGCTTCTTGGAGGCGACGGATGGGATTCAGAAAAACTCTCAGAACTGGGACAAGACGCCATTAAGGGAAGCTATTTTTCGAATCATTACACGACAGAAAGCACAGAGCCCGCGGTTGTGGATTTTATCAAAAAATACCGCGATTCTTACAGCGGAAAAACGCCCGATGGACTCGCAGCTCTTGGCTATGACGCGGCAAAGATTTTGATTGCCGCGATGGAACGGACGACCGAGATCACACCGACTGCTATTCGCGACGAACTTGCAAAGACCAAAAACTTTGTGGGCGTAACCGGCGTAATCAGCATTGACGAGAAACGAAACGCGACGAAAAGCGCGGTTGTTGTTCAAGTCGACGGGAAAATTAATCGCTTCGTGAAGACCATCACGCCTTAG
- the pfkA gene encoding 6-phosphofructokinase: MSQSPPLDRFAPQGQPAQLNHIGVFTSGGDAPGMNAAIRAVVRSALQTGIKVTGIKHGYRGILNGEFEILDSRSMGNILQRGGTFLKTARLPEFKEPTTRTKAAVKIREAGFDALVCIGGDGSFTGARLLWTEHGIPIVGIPATIDNDIAGTEATVGFDTAVNSAVQAIDRIRDTADSHDRLFIVEVMGRDSGFIAIETGLAGGAEEIFFADNPVTVDDAIDHIRRGIASGKKSSILIAAEGQKPGRAYDLAESIRKKSGYESKVCILGHVLRGGAPSAFDRNLASRMGAAAVEALRRGYCDAMMGYVRGRIEGIPLREVIGRHKRVPDEWIRLAQTLSN, from the coding sequence ATGAGTCAGTCTCCGCCTCTAGATCGCTTCGCGCCCCAAGGCCAGCCCGCACAGCTCAATCACATCGGCGTATTCACCAGCGGTGGCGACGCGCCAGGAATGAATGCTGCGATTCGCGCGGTCGTTCGATCAGCACTTCAAACCGGGATTAAAGTCACCGGGATCAAACACGGCTACCGGGGAATTTTGAATGGCGAATTCGAAATTTTAGATTCCAGATCCATGGGCAACATTCTTCAGCGCGGTGGAACATTTCTGAAAACCGCAAGGCTCCCAGAATTTAAAGAACCTACGACGCGCACCAAAGCTGCCGTAAAAATTAGGGAAGCTGGATTTGATGCGCTCGTTTGCATTGGCGGTGACGGGTCGTTCACTGGCGCCCGACTTCTTTGGACTGAACACGGAATTCCAATCGTCGGAATTCCCGCTACGATCGACAACGACATCGCTGGAACAGAGGCAACCGTTGGATTCGATACGGCAGTAAACTCTGCTGTTCAAGCCATCGACCGAATTCGCGACACCGCAGATTCACATGACCGCTTGTTTATCGTCGAAGTCATGGGCCGCGATTCTGGCTTCATCGCCATAGAAACCGGTCTTGCCGGTGGAGCAGAGGAAATTTTCTTTGCCGATAACCCGGTAACTGTTGACGACGCGATTGATCACATCCGGCGCGGCATCGCGAGCGGTAAAAAGAGTTCAATATTGATTGCGGCCGAGGGGCAGAAGCCAGGCCGGGCTTATGATCTGGCAGAAAGCATCCGAAAAAAAAGCGGCTATGAATCCAAAGTCTGCATCCTCGGTCACGTCCTTCGCGGAGGCGCTCCATCGGCGTTCGATCGAAACCTCGCCTCTCGAATGGGCGCGGCAGCTGTCGAGGCTCTTCGCCGCGGATACTGTGACGCAATGATGGGATACGTTCGCGGGCGAATAGAAGGAATTCCACTTCGCGAAGTGATCGGACGGCACAAACGAGTTCCCGACGAGTGGATTCGACTCGCGCAAACCCTCTCGAACTAA
- a CDS encoding HU family DNA-binding protein, whose protein sequence is MNKAELIELIAGECKMTKAQTERMLDTTIEAIKKTVKKGDEVKLVGFGTFTKAKRKARMGRNPQTGKAIKIPAMSYPKFRPGAEFKDIVR, encoded by the coding sequence ATGAACAAAGCAGAACTCATCGAGCTCATCGCTGGCGAATGCAAAATGACTAAAGCGCAAACTGAGCGCATGCTCGACACGACAATTGAAGCAATCAAAAAGACTGTTAAAAAAGGCGACGAAGTAAAACTCGTTGGCTTCGGAACATTCACTAAAGCAAAACGCAAAGCTCGCATGGGTCGCAACCCACAAACTGGCAAAGCGATCAAAATTCCAGCAATGTCTTACCCAAAATTCCGCCCAGGCGCAGAATTCAAAGACATCGTTCGCTAG